The genomic region AATACCGCCGTCCGTTCGTTTTTATAATCAAAGCGTGTTTTCTTTTATAAGAAAGATCCGACACTATGATAATCCCAAGATCATCGGGCTGATAGCTATTGATATGAGGCTTAACGCGATAGATGAAATTTTTTCCGGAATAGAATTCGGTGAATCGACGCTTACGATACTTGACGCTGACGGTAATGCCATCTACTCTCAAGGCGCTACGCTCGAATCCGGTACCCTTGACCTTATTCGCCCGAAGCTTAAAAAAGGATTTCAGCAATTCAGTCTTACTCTGAGCGACGGTACGAATAACGCCATCGTGACTACGGAATATTCGGATTATTCAAATTTATATGTTTGCGGAATAATTCCTGAAGCGTCGCTTTTTTATAAGATAAAGAAAGGGAATAAAATGTTTAATTGGATCACATTCTTTGTCTTTGCGATTTCCCTCGTATTGATAATTGTGAATTCAAAAGTGATGACGCGCCCGATTCGAGAATTGTTGATGCAGATGAAACAGATCGAAACCGGAAAGCGGGAACTTTTGGCGGTTCAGTCCAACGATGAACTTAAACTTATTGCGGACAGCGCCAATCACATGCTGATTAAAATAATAGAATTAATTAAACGCAACAGTGAAATAACTCTCAGGAACCGGGAAGCTCAATTAAAAATCCTTCAGGGACAACTGGATCCTCATTTTCTTTTCAATACTCTGGAATGCATCCGAATGAAAGCCGTTATAGCCGGAGATCAAGATACCGCTTCGATGATAGAAAAACTTGGAATTTTGTATCGTGCCGTGAACGGCAGCGAACCGTTCATTTCGCTCACGGAAGAAATCGGCTATGTGGAAAATTACATAGCTTTACAAAATATAAGATTTAAAGTTCCTATTGTTCTGTCCGTCGCGGTGTCGCCGATTTTTATGAGCATGGAAGTTCCAAGGCTCATGCTGCTGACCCTCGCAGAAAATTCCATACGGCACGGATTGGGAAACAAAAAGGATAACAGAAACATATCCATCAACGCCGTAATCGATGACGCTAAGACGTTTATATTGACTTTTTCGGACAACGGCAATGGTATTTCACCTGAAAAATTGAAGGAATTGAACGAGAAATTAAAAACGCCTCCCGATAAGGATTTAAACCATATCGGACTAAGAAATTTAAATAGCAGAATTCGCTTATATTACGGAAAATCGTACGGACTTTCCGTAAGCAGCGGTGAAAAAAACGGGACTGTAATACGAATCGCTTTGCCTTGGAAGGTTTGAATAATATGTACAGCGTAATATTGGCAGACGACGAACCTTTAGTTCTTGACGGGCTCGAATGTATAATTCCTTGGGAAGAACTCGGTTTTGAGATAAGGGGAAAGGCCTATGACGGAGAAGAACTTATAAAGCTTGTCGATAAGTATCGTCCTTCCGTTGTTGTTACCGATATTCAAATGCCCGTATATACGGGACTTGAATGTATCTCTAAGATTCGGAATATCAATCCTAAAACGAAGATATTGATTTTAAGCGGATACGCTACGTTCGAATATGCAAAAACCGCCTTGTCGTACGGCATAACGGGATACCTTCTTAAACCGATCAACAGCAAAGAGTTGACAGGTTTTTTAGAGCGCATAAAAAATATGATCGAGCTTGAAGAAAAGCAAAGCGCCTTTCGTTCCATTGCTCTAAATGACATGATGCGGGAATACTTGGACGGAAATCTTCCGGGAAAAACTTTAAAAGACATATTCAGTTTTTTTGAGATAGAGAAAATGCCGTCGTTCTTTGTCCTTGTCGTCATCGAACCTCTGTCAGTCTTAAGCGAAGACGGCGATAAAAAGAGGGCTGCTGCGTCATATATTGAGAATTTTATAGAAAGAACGGGCGCGGGAATTTTTATTCCGTATTCAAACTCTCACATAGTTTTATTGATTTACAATAAAAATTATCTCGATGATGATCGAAGAGCGATTAACGATCTTATAAATGAAATAAAGAATTTTTGCTTTGTAAATTTTTCCATTGAGATAAAAGCGTTTTGTTCAAACGCGGTGCCGTCGGATGAAGTGAATGAAAAACTCAGAGATATAGTCAAATTATGCATAAAAAACATGCGAACCGAATTAAAAAAGCATAGCGTAACGGAATCGATGATCGAAGACATATCAAGCTATGTGGAAAAAAATTATTGTACCGTTACGAGAAATTTTGTCGCGGAATATTTTAATATAAATCCTTCCTATCTTTCTCAAAGTTTTCAAAAATACAAAGGTATGTCTTTTATCGACTTCGTTACGGAAGTAAGAATTAAAAATGCGAAGCGGCTTTTACAAACGACCGATATGAAAATTCAAGTTATCGCCGAAGAAGTAGGATACTGCAGTTCACAGCACTTTGCGAAGGTGTTTAAAAAATCGACGGGAATAATGCCCAGCGCGTTTAGAGATAATCTGTTTCAAATCTAACAAAAACATTGTTTCATTCTAACAATATCATCACAGGAGTTCTTTTTGCATGATATAGTAATATCATAACAAGGAGGCGAATATGAACAGATATTCAAAATTTATTCTCAGCCTTGCGGCTTTTCTGTCGGCTTGTTCAATGTTGTTTGCCGCAGGAAGCAGTGAGTCTGCAAAAGGATCCAAAACAGCGGAAGTGAAGATTTGGGTAAGACAAAGCGGCCCTGACGCAGGATTTGATGCGATTATAAACGCATTCAACGAGGCAAATCCCGACACTCACGTAAGTTATGAGTATTACGGTGAGAACTATCCGTCGGTAGTTCAAATGGCTTTTGCCAGCGGCAACGCGCCCGATATAGTAGAAGCCAGCGCCGGCATAACCGTCAATGATCTTGCAAAGGCAGGTAATATTATTCCTCTTACGGATGTTTTGACGCCCGATCTTGTTTCAGGTCTACATCCCAATGCGTTTTCATCTCTTTCTTTGCAATATAAAGGAGAACCTTATTCCGTTCCCGTCAGAATCAGCGGATACAGATTTTATTATAACCGGGACATTTTTAAAAAGTGCGGTCTCGATCCGGACAATCCGCCCAAGACATTGGAAGAGTTAAAGGAATATGCAAAGATAATTACAAAGGAAGGCAAAGGGGATTTTTACGGCTTCGGACTTCCCCTCGGAGTTAATCAGATTTGGGAAAGGGTTATAGACCCAATACTCATTGCTCAAAACGAATGCGGAAGATACGGATACAATGTGGACAAGAACAAATATATGTTCGAAACCAATAAGCGTTTTTTCAACTTCTATATCGATCTTATGAAAGACGGATCTCTTTTCCCCGGATATTTGACTATGGGCATCGATCCGCTCAGAGCAAATTTTTATGCGGGAAAGGTCGGCATGTATATTGACGGAAACTGGATGGTAGGACAATTTCCCACGCAGTTCAAGGGAAGCTGTAACTATGACATAGCGCCGCTCCCTGTCTTTGCAGGCGAAGTCGCCGATAAGTACTGGGCGGAGTCTGGTCTTGCATGGTGCATTACCAACGGGCCTAACAAAGAAGCTGCAAAAAAGTTTTATGCTTTTTGGCTTTCGCACCAGGAACTTGCAAATCGGTTTATGCCGGTACCCAGGACATATATGGCTGCAAACAGACCTGAAAATCTTCCCACGGATAAATTCGATATAAAAGGAATAAAATACGGTTTTAAAACGGACGATCTTACGATTCCTTACTTTGAACCGCACTATTTTATAGTTCTCGAGGGAGAAAACAGAAACAGGGTATTCACGAACCTGTTTGCCGAAGCTACGCAGGGCGGAGATATTTCAAAGAAACTCGATGCCGCTATAGACGATCTGAATAAACGCTATAGCGATGCGTTTAATAAAGCCTTAAAAAGTGGCGCAATAGATCCTTCGTGGATAAAAAAATAAAAATATAAAGAATGGAGCTGTCCGAAAACTTAAACTTTTGGGCAGTTTCGTTCTTTATAGGCGAAGTTTAAAGATAAGTCATTATAATACAAAGATTTATTTTTAAACTCGGCGGGCTGCGGGAAAACAAATGCTTTTGACACAGCTCCATGCTCCATTCAATAAAAAAGGAAACTATGAGACAGCTTAATTCTTCGGAACAAAAAAACGCTATCATAAAATCGCTCAAAAAGCATGCCGCTCAGTACCTTATGATTACGCCGACGGTTATTTTGGTAGTTTTGTTTGGAATTTATCCGGTAATTTATATATTGTATTACAGTTTTATGCAGTATAACGGGTTTTCGGATCCGATATTTATAGGCTTGTATAATTATTTGCGGGTTTTTTTTGACACATCGTTTTGGATTTCGGTAAAAAACACATTGGAATTCGGCATATTTATTCCGCTGGTGCAGATTCCGTTTGCGCTTTTTCTTGCCGCTTTACTCAATAAAAAATTCAAAGGGAGCGGAATTGCAAGGGCTGTCATATTTGTTCCCAACATCACAAGCACCGCGATAATGGGGATCGTGTTTTTTTTAATGTTCGCTTCATATAACGGTATTGTCAACGGCCTTTTACAGGCGTCTCATATTATTCTAAAACCCATAGAGTGGCTGGGAAAAGGAATTCTTGCGAAATTGGTAGTGGTTGTTTTTTGTACGTGGAGCGGGGTGGGGTTTTATATGGTTTTATTTCTCGCCGCGCTTCAGAGAATTCCTCATGATGTGATTGAAAGCGCAACGATTGACGGTGCAAATTCCAGACAGATTTTTTTTAAGATAACAATTCCGATGATGGGCAAAATGTTTCAAATTATTTCAATGCTCTCCATTTTAAACACGTTAAAGCTTTTTGATTCCGTAAAAGCGCTTACGAAC from Treponema parvum harbors:
- a CDS encoding sensor histidine kinase, which encodes MGFKVKNQTDKKLRPFVIKYNIKISLAFSAVLLIAVFFVKVFGFRVASEIIKEDALSQSSILIKQFSERLDVLFNEIDRLSRIVLIDSEILNALDYNLEKNSSEYLGVDVSIQNAMKHVLLIRTDIARILVSNGFNSYAAGPYNYLGDPMELYELADKYGFFESDELYTIIPPSVRFYNQSVFSFIRKIRHYDNPKIIGLIAIDMRLNAIDEIFSGIEFGESTLTILDADGNAIYSQGATLESGTLDLIRPKLKKGFQQFSLTLSDGTNNAIVTTEYSDYSNLYVCGIIPEASLFYKIKKGNKMFNWITFFVFAISLVLIIVNSKVMTRPIRELLMQMKQIETGKRELLAVQSNDELKLIADSANHMLIKIIELIKRNSEITLRNREAQLKILQGQLDPHFLFNTLECIRMKAVIAGDQDTASMIEKLGILYRAVNGSEPFISLTEEIGYVENYIALQNIRFKVPIVLSVAVSPIFMSMEVPRLMLLTLAENSIRHGLGNKKDNRNISINAVIDDAKTFILTFSDNGNGISPEKLKELNEKLKTPPDKDLNHIGLRNLNSRIRLYYGKSYGLSVSSGEKNGTVIRIALPWKV
- a CDS encoding response regulator transcription factor → MYSVILADDEPLVLDGLECIIPWEELGFEIRGKAYDGEELIKLVDKYRPSVVVTDIQMPVYTGLECISKIRNINPKTKILILSGYATFEYAKTALSYGITGYLLKPINSKELTGFLERIKNMIELEEKQSAFRSIALNDMMREYLDGNLPGKTLKDIFSFFEIEKMPSFFVLVVIEPLSVLSEDGDKKRAAASYIENFIERTGAGIFIPYSNSHIVLLIYNKNYLDDDRRAINDLINEIKNFCFVNFSIEIKAFCSNAVPSDEVNEKLRDIVKLCIKNMRTELKKHSVTESMIEDISSYVEKNYCTVTRNFVAEYFNINPSYLSQSFQKYKGMSFIDFVTEVRIKNAKRLLQTTDMKIQVIAEEVGYCSSQHFAKVFKKSTGIMPSAFRDNLFQI
- a CDS encoding carbohydrate ABC transporter permease translates to MRQLNSSEQKNAIIKSLKKHAAQYLMITPTVILVVLFGIYPVIYILYYSFMQYNGFSDPIFIGLYNYLRVFFDTSFWISVKNTLEFGIFIPLVQIPFALFLAALLNKKFKGSGIARAVIFVPNITSTAIMGIVFFLMFASYNGIVNGLLQASHIILKPIEWLGKGILAKLVVVVFCTWSGVGFYMVLFLAALQRIPHDVIESATIDGANSRQIFFKITIPMMGKMFQIISMLSILNTLKLFDSVKALTNGGPGNATDVMTMYIFRYFFENPGTPQHGYASAVSIVTTFIILIVTGVYSYFTRKMKDSE
- a CDS encoding ABC transporter substrate-binding protein — protein: MNRYSKFILSLAAFLSACSMLFAAGSSESAKGSKTAEVKIWVRQSGPDAGFDAIINAFNEANPDTHVSYEYYGENYPSVVQMAFASGNAPDIVEASAGITVNDLAKAGNIIPLTDVLTPDLVSGLHPNAFSSLSLQYKGEPYSVPVRISGYRFYYNRDIFKKCGLDPDNPPKTLEELKEYAKIITKEGKGDFYGFGLPLGVNQIWERVIDPILIAQNECGRYGYNVDKNKYMFETNKRFFNFYIDLMKDGSLFPGYLTMGIDPLRANFYAGKVGMYIDGNWMVGQFPTQFKGSCNYDIAPLPVFAGEVADKYWAESGLAWCITNGPNKEAAKKFYAFWLSHQELANRFMPVPRTYMAANRPENLPTDKFDIKGIKYGFKTDDLTIPYFEPHYFIVLEGENRNRVFTNLFAEATQGGDISKKLDAAIDDLNKRYSDAFNKALKSGAIDPSWIKK